Proteins encoded together in one Coffea arabica cultivar ET-39 chromosome 2c, Coffea Arabica ET-39 HiFi, whole genome shotgun sequence window:
- the LOC113726497 gene encoding probable indole-3-acetic acid-amido synthetase GH3.1 produces MAVDSVLSSPLGPPACEKDAKALRFIEEMTRNADVVQEKVLAEILTRNGQTEYLQRFKLGGFTDRLTFKSEIPVITYEDLQPEIQRIANGDRSHILSAHPISEFLTSSGTSAGERKLMPTIKEELDRRQLLYSLLMPVMNLCVPGLDKGKGLYFLFVKSETKTPGGLLARPVLTSYYKSDHFKTRPYDPYNVYTSPNEAILCPDSFQSMYAQMLCGLYEREQVLRVGAVFASGLLRAIRFLNLNWKQLTHDIRTGSLNPRVTDPLVRECVARILRPDPELADFVANECAKESWERIITRIWPNTKYLDVIVTGAMAQYIPTLDYYSGGLPKACTMYASSECYFGLNLNPMSKPSEVSYTIMPNMAYFEFLPHDPNSPGFTRDSPPKLVDLADVEIGKEYELVITTYAGLYRYRVGDILRVTGFHNSAPQFRFVRRKNVLLSIDSDKTDEAELQKAVENASQLLREYNTSVVEYTSFADAKTIPGHYVIYWELLVKDAAHSPSDEALNGCCLAMEESLNSVYRQGRVADNSIGPLEIRVVKSGTFEELMDYAISRGASINQYKVPRCVSFTPIVELLDSRVVSVHFSPSLPRWTPERRR; encoded by the exons ATGGCCGTGGATTCAGTCTTGTCTTCGCCCTTGGGTCCTCCAGCGTGCGAGAAAGACGCAAAGGCACTCCGATTCATCGAGGAAATGACCCGAAATGCCGACGTGGTTCAGGAGAAAGTGTTGGCCGAAATACTGACGCGAAATGGCCAAACTGAGTACCTTCAGCGCTTCAAACTTGGTGGCTTCACCGACCGCCTCACCTTCAAGTCCGAAATCCCAGTTATTACCTATGAAGATCTTCAGCCGGAGATTCAACGTATCGCTAATGGTGACCGCTCTCATATTTTATCGGCTCACCCCATCTCTGAATTCCTCACCAG CTCTGGGACTTCAGCTGGCGAAAGAAAACTGATGCCCACCATTAAGGAAGAGTTGGATCGTCGTCAGCTTCTTTACAGTCTTCTCATGCCCGTTATGAACCT TTGCGTGCCGGGATTGGACAAAGGCAAAGGTTTATATTTCTTGTTTGTCAAGTCTGAAACAAAGACCCCAGGCGGGCTTCTGGCGCGGCCCGTCCTCACCAGCTACTACAAGAGCGACCATTTCAAGACCCGACCATATGACCCCTACAACGTTTACACAAGCCCAAACGAGGCCATCCTCTGCCCAGACTCATTCCAGAGCATGTACGCCCAAATGCTTTGCGGTCTCTACGAGCGCGAACAAGTTCTCCGTGTTGGCGCCGTGTTTGCCTCCGGTCTCCTCCGTGCTATCCGGTTCCTTAATCTAAACTGGAAACAGCTCACCCACGATATCCGAACCGGGTCGTTAAACCCCAGAGTAACGGACCCTTTGGTTCGGGAATGCGTGGCACGAATCCTTAGACCGGACCCCGAGCTAGCTGATTTTGTTGCCAACGAATGCGCAAAGGAAAGCTGGGAAAGAATTATCACCAGAATCTGGCCAAACACGAAATACCTAGACGTGATCGTAACCGGTGCAATGGCTCAGTACATTCCGACGCTGGATTATTACAGCGGTGGATTACCAAAAGCATGCACCATGTACGCCTCCTCCGAGTGTTATTTTGGGCTCAACCTTAATCCCATGTCCAAACCCTCGGAAGTCTCGTATACCATCATGCCAAACATGGCCTACTTCGAGTTCCTGCCCCACGATCCCAACTCGCCCGGGTTCACGCGCGACTCGCCTCCCAAACTCGTTGACCTGGCGGATGTTGAAATTGGTAAAGAATACGAGCTAGTAATCACTACATATGCTGGATTGTACAGGTACCGCGTGGGCGACATTCTCCGTGTCACCGGATTTCATAATTCAGCGCCTCAGTTCCGCTTTGTGAGGAGAAAAAATGTTTTGCTGAGCATCGACTCGGACAAGACAGACGAGGCCGAGTTACAAAAGGCGGTTGAAAATGCTTCGCAGCTGTTGCGCGAATATAATACTAGCGTGGTGGAGTACACGAGTTTTGCAGACGCGAAGACGATTCCGGGTCACTACGTGATTTATTGGGAGTTACTGGTCAAGGACGCGGCCCACTCGCCCAGTGATGAGGCGTTGAACGGGTGCTGTTTAGCCATGGAAGAGTCACTCAACTCAGTCTACCGACAGGGTCGAGTCGCTGACAACTCAATTGGCCCGCTGGAGATCCGTGTGGTAAAAAGCGGGACTTTTGAAGAGTTGATGGATTATGCTATTTCTAGGGGTGCTTCAATTAATCAGTACAAGGTGCCTAGGTGCGTCAGCTTTACCCCAATTGTGGAACTTCTTGACTCCAGAGTCGTCTCGGTACATTTTAGCCCATCATTGCCCCGTTGGACTCCCGAACGACGCCGGTAA
- the LOC113726498 gene encoding uncharacterized protein, whose translation MAALASFLSCSPPPPASGYPQSFLCLLPTPRLLPRLALFYTIKSRSSKTLTFACSAAASSDGSSTFGYDSKNLPSKKSVLAKLIQEIEPMDLSLIQKDVPPTTLDAMKRTISGMLGLLPSDQFQVYIEALWEPLSKLLISSMMTGYTLRNAEYRLCLERNLEIYEGKIDKQIPADSKLEAEGTLVNDYGLNNISRQEKLPVSENMTETTSALPNLGEMPPETQQYILNLQSRLSSAKRELHEVKRKSAALQMQQFVGEEKNDLLDYLRSLQPEKVAELSEPTSPELKETIHSVVYGLLATLSPKMHSRASNFMEDTSIGTRNTADGDDCIEVENTSLQFRPHILLTRDYLARLLFWCMLLGHYLRGLEYRLELTELLSLPCVVKNETWNG comes from the exons ATGGCAGCCTTGGCCTCCTTCCTATCCtgttctcctcctcctcctgccTCCGGATACCCTCAATCTTTTCTTTGTCTGTTGCCGACGCCCCGGCTGCTTCCACGACTCGCCCTATTTTACACTATCAAATCTAGGAgctcaaaaaccctaacttttgctTGCTCCGCTGCCGCTTCTTCCGATGGTTCCTCAACTTTTGGCTATGACAGTAAAAATTTGCCATCTAAG AAATCGGTTTTGGCGAAATTGATACAAGAGATTGAGCCAATGGACCTGAGCTTAATTCAGAAAGATGTGCCACCTACGACTCTAGATGCGATGAAAAGGACGATATCAGGAATGTTAGGGTTACTTCCATCTGACCAGTTTCAGGTGTACATTGAAGCGCTATGGGAACCTCTCTCCAAGTTATTAATTTCTTCAATGATGACTGG GTATACTTTGCGGAATGCTGAATATAGGCTTTGTCTTGAAAGGAACCTTGAAATATATGAAGGAAAAATTGACAAACAAATACCAGCGGATTCTAAACTCGAAGCAGAAGGAACATTGGTCAATGATTATGGACTAAATAACATTTCCAGACAAGAGAAGTTACCTGTGTCAGAGAACATGACAGAAACCACATCCGCTCTTCCCAATTTGGGGGAAATGCCCCCGGAAACTCAGCAATATATTCTGAATTTGCAATCTCGATTATCATCTGCTAAAAGG GAACTTCATGAAGTTAAGAGGAAAAGTGCAGCACTTCAGATGCAACAGTTTGTTGGGGAGGAGAAGAATGATTTATTGGACTATTTAAGATCATTACAACCAGAAAAG GTAGCCGAGCTGTCGGAACCAACATCTCCAGAGTTGAAAGAAACAATTCATTCTGTTGTATACGGTCTCTTGGCCACCCTCTCCCCTAAAATGCATTCGAGGGCATCTAATTTCATGGAGGACACTTCCATTGGGACCAGAAATACTGCAGATGGAGATGATTGCATTGAAGTGGAGAACACTTCACTTCAATTTCGACCGCATATCTTGTTAACTAGGGATTATCTGGCTCGGCTTTTGTTTTG GTGCATGCTACTTGGGCACTATCTTAGAGGGCTTGAGTATCGGTTGGAGCTTACGGAACTTCTCTCTTTGCCGTGTGTTGTAAAGAATGAAACTTGGAATGGGTAA